The following coding sequences are from one Leptolyngbya sp. NIES-3755 window:
- a CDS encoding hypothetical protein (similar to AA sequence:cyanobase_aa:LBDG_30120), whose protein sequence is MDRQQQELRRAAARAFAESLNKLEQTLCTPKAEPAESEETSIAQCGEAIDLEQAFADLERFMQEKDEQN, encoded by the coding sequence ATGGATCGACAACAGCAAGAATTACGTCGTGCTGCCGCCAGAGCCTTTGCCGAGTCGCTGAATAAATTAGAACAAACGCTTTGTACTCCTAAAGCTGAACCAGCAGAATCAGAAGAAACCTCGATCGCACAGTGCGGTGAAGCGATCGACCTCGAACAAGCCTTCGCCGATCTCGAACGCTTCATGCAGGAAAAAGACGAACAAAATTAA
- a CDS encoding hypothetical protein (similar to AA sequence:cyanobase_aa:PCC7424_4293), with amino-acid sequence MTKPDFKAMSKDELRAYVLANRQDDEAIRELFSRGNPNAVRYKTNSFEETYEIIRKKIEGEI; translated from the coding sequence ATGACGAAACCAGACTTTAAAGCCATGAGCAAAGACGAGTTAAGAGCTTACGTATTGGCGAATCGGCAAGATGATGAGGCAATTCGGGAGCTTTTTAGTCGTGGCAACCCAAATGCAGTGAGATACAAAACGAATTCTTTTGAAGAAACCTACGAAATTATTCGTAAGAAAATCGAAGGTGAGATTTAG
- a CDS encoding hypothetical protein (similar to AA sequence:cyanobase_aa:cce_0899) translates to MTNSPGYAYVRIEEKAINLTTAQAIKSVEVCQSLSNMLRDIYLFRFDPLTGNIYILASESIEIVINQNGEMKFV, encoded by the coding sequence ATGACTAACTCGCCTGGGTATGCTTATGTCAGAATTGAGGAAAAAGCGATTAATCTCACCACTGCACAGGCAATCAAATCCGTTGAAGTTTGCCAAAGCCTCTCGAATATGCTGCGGGATATCTACCTTTTCCGATTTGATCCCTTGACTGGAAACATCTATATTCTGGCTTCCGAGAGCATCGAAATTGTAATCAATCAAAATGGAGAAATGAAGTTTGTATGA
- a CDS encoding PBS lyase HEAT-like repeat protein (similar to AA sequence:cyanobase_aa:Ava_4867): protein MALLTETLEQILKVLENSDNPFVVHIAESLQPGLTDEAIAAKLVDFPYTLPDEVIELYKWRNGQVQYRSAGLADIYTFLSLEDALKEYKRLIELAMETEREVGVAWQGEYDPRWFPIFRESANYYIVPTLLKPQQSAPILSKSEYLSGEEVRQAKIYPSLTSMMLEVATNWETDVYYTC from the coding sequence ATGGCGCTTCTAACAGAGACCCTTGAGCAGATTCTGAAAGTTTTAGAAAATAGCGATAATCCGTTCGTCGTACACATAGCTGAATCATTACAACCTGGATTAACTGACGAAGCGATCGCAGCAAAACTCGTAGATTTTCCCTATACTCTGCCTGACGAGGTAATAGAACTCTACAAATGGCGGAATGGTCAAGTGCAATATCGCTCTGCTGGACTTGCAGACATCTACACTTTCCTGTCTTTGGAAGACGCTCTAAAAGAGTACAAAAGACTTATCGAATTAGCGATGGAAACAGAAAGAGAAGTGGGCGTTGCTTGGCAGGGTGAGTATGATCCACGTTGGTTTCCTATCTTTCGAGAAAGTGCAAATTACTATATTGTTCCAACTCTCTTAAAGCCTCAACAATCAGCACCCATCTTGAGTAAAAGCGAATATTTGAGCGGTGAAGAAGTGCGACAGGCAAAAATTTATCCGAGCTTGACAAGTATGATGCTTGAGGTTGCTACGAATTGGGAGACGGATGTTTATTACACTTGTTAG
- a CDS encoding hypothetical protein (similar to AA sequence:cyanobase_aa:MAE07940), whose amino-acid sequence MTSDSPNAEYTIQFSPLAREMLGAVRDQRELKILGDRIDKLKIEPEKQGKALVGKLLGYGSVRAVGQRYRVIYRVEQDTVGSTSGDDVIDAGFTKSK is encoded by the coding sequence ATGACCAGCGATTCTCCGAATGCTGAGTATACGATTCAGTTTTCGCCACTCGCACGTGAAATGTTAGGGGCAGTTAGGGATCAGCGGGAACTGAAGATTTTAGGCGATCGCATCGACAAATTAAAGATTGAGCCAGAAAAGCAAGGCAAAGCCCTAGTGGGTAAACTTTTAGGCTATGGAAGCGTTCGGGCGGTAGGACAGCGCTACCGAGTTATCTACCGCGTTGAGCAAGATACAGTAGGTTCGACGAGCGGTGATGATGTGATTGATGCTGGCTTCACCAAGTCAAAGTAA
- a CDS encoding hypothetical protein (similar to AA sequence:cyanobase_aa:MAE07930) — protein sequence MTKRLTIAEAQQQLPNLPSEVAIGPVIITEDGQPVMAAISYEQLTSLLETIDILSDSEFSEKLQQSIAQVERGEMIDWNDVKKELGL from the coding sequence ATGACTAAACGCCTCACGATCGCTGAAGCTCAACAACAACTGCCTAATCTACCCAGCGAAGTTGCGATTGGACCTGTGATCATTACTGAGGACGGACAACCTGTAATGGCAGCAATCAGCTACGAACAACTCACATCACTGCTCGAAACGATCGACATTCTCTCTGATTCAGAATTCAGCGAAAAACTTCAGCAGAGCATCGCTCAAGTAGAGCGAGGAGAAATGATCGACTGGAATGATGTCAAGAAAGAATTAGGGTTATGA
- a CDS encoding hypothetical protein (hypothetical protein CUW_2198;~similar to AA sequence:cyanobase_aa:LBDG_21440) yields MSRDIRLFPTYSQRENQTTNHCLLILKMLYEENPKFLSEVLSYLLDEEFSGIVGVKFFQQKRVKGCIPDGEIAQEPFSILIETKIGNNFGKQQLSAHLEALKKKQGRKVLIALGNFECEEFPRNQILEEIATSAKSNDIFFACVSFEKFLQSLQLNHLPKNLADAIVDLSEYFDEENLLPSWKYRLDVVNCAQTFEQIIQQRAYICPAIGGHYNHRRSLYFGMYRSKRVEQIASIDAVIDLESDAESMLKWKNVNLSNESLISMAQERYRSCDVRCEYPARVFVLGELHPTTFSKSSPGGMQGTKQYFDIGNLAVKDAAELATKLAGKTWDNY; encoded by the coding sequence ATGAGCCGCGATATTCGTCTTTTTCCAACTTATTCTCAGCGAGAAAATCAAACGACTAATCACTGTCTTTTGATCCTCAAAATGCTTTATGAAGAGAACCCAAAATTTCTATCAGAAGTTCTCTCCTATCTTCTAGATGAGGAGTTCTCTGGCATTGTTGGAGTGAAATTCTTCCAACAAAAGAGAGTCAAAGGCTGTATTCCTGATGGTGAAATTGCTCAAGAACCTTTTTCAATATTGATCGAAACTAAGATAGGTAACAATTTCGGTAAGCAGCAACTATCGGCACACCTTGAAGCTCTGAAGAAAAAGCAAGGTAGAAAAGTTCTCATTGCACTAGGCAACTTTGAATGTGAAGAATTCCCCAGGAATCAAATTCTTGAAGAAATTGCGACAAGCGCAAAATCCAATGATATTTTCTTTGCTTGTGTGAGCTTTGAAAAATTCTTGCAGTCGCTTCAACTTAATCATCTTCCCAAAAATTTAGCTGATGCGATCGTTGATTTAAGCGAATACTTCGACGAAGAGAATCTACTTCCTTCTTGGAAATATAGGCTCGATGTAGTGAATTGCGCTCAGACATTTGAGCAAATAATTCAGCAAAGAGCCTATATTTGCCCTGCAATCGGTGGTCACTACAATCATCGTCGTAGTTTATATTTTGGAATGTACCGAAGTAAGCGCGTAGAGCAAATTGCATCAATTGATGCAGTGATCGATCTAGAATCAGACGCGGAATCAATGCTGAAGTGGAAGAATGTTAATCTCTCAAATGAGTCTCTGATTTCGATGGCTCAAGAACGTTACCGTAGCTGTGATGTTAGATGTGAATATCCAGCTAGAGTATTTGTATTGGGCGAATTACACCCCACCACTTTTTCAAAATCAAGTCCCGGCGGTATGCAAGGTACTAAACAATACTTTGACATCGGTAATCTAGCGGTAAAAGATGCTGCTGAATTAGCGACAAAACTAGCAGGCAAAACTTGGGATAACTACTAG
- a CDS encoding hypothetical protein (hypothetical protein Cyan7822_0460;~similar to AA sequence:cyanobase_aa:LBDG_17270), which yields MIDMQDSPRRVMPVVKKVSMREPNRDIAYWRTQPPQARIDVLEEIRREYHLWKYGEAEPRLQKVCTIVRISGQR from the coding sequence ATGATAGATATGCAAGATTCTCCTCGTCGAGTGATGCCAGTTGTGAAGAAGGTTAGTATGAGAGAGCCTAATCGAGATATTGCTTATTGGCGCACTCAACCTCCTCAAGCGAGAATCGATGTCCTAGAAGAGATTCGACGAGAGTACCATCTCTGGAAGTATGGTGAGGCTGAACCAAGACTCCAGAAAGTTTGTACAATTGTTCGCATTTCAGGGCAGCGCTAG
- a CDS encoding chaperone protein DnaK (similar to AA sequence:cyanobase_aa:LBDG_17280) — translation MAKVVGIDLGTTNSCVAVMEGGKPTVIANAEGFRTTPSVVGYAKNGDRLVGQIAKRQAVMNPENTFYSVKRFIGRRFDEITHEATEVAYKVLNAGGNVKLDCTAQGKQFAPEEISAQVLRKLKEDASKYLGEDVTQAVITVPAYFNDSQRQATKDAGKIAGLEVLRIINEPTAASLAYGLDKKSNETILVFDLGGGTFDVSILEVGDGVFEVLATSGDTHLGGDDFDKKIVDFLADGFARAEGIDLRKDKQALQRLTEAAEKAKIELSNVTQADINLPFITATQDGPKHLDTTLTRQKFEELCADLIDRCRIPVESALRDSKLDKSKIDEVVLVGGSTRIPAVKEVVKRVLGKDPNQTVNPDEVVAVGAAIQAGVLAGEVKDILLLDVTPLSLGVETLGGVMTKIIPRNTTIPTKKSEVFSTAVDGQSNVEIHVLQGEREMSNDNKSLGTFRLDGIPPAPRGVPQIEVTFDIDANGILTVSAKDKGTGKEQSISITGASTLPKDDVERMVRDAEVNATADKERRERIDLKNQADSLAYQAEKQIGELGDKVPEGDKTKVEGLVKDLREAIAQEDFDRIKTLQTDLQQSLYGISQNLYQQAGGGEAPGADPGASAGGGSTSGSGDDVIDADFTESK, via the coding sequence ATGGCAAAAGTTGTTGGAATTGACCTAGGAACGACAAACTCGTGTGTCGCTGTGATGGAAGGTGGGAAGCCCACTGTAATTGCAAATGCAGAAGGGTTTCGGACGACTCCTTCCGTGGTTGGATATGCGAAAAATGGCGATCGCTTAGTCGGTCAAATCGCCAAGCGCCAAGCCGTGATGAACCCAGAGAATACTTTTTATTCTGTGAAGCGGTTTATCGGTCGTCGATTTGATGAAATCACGCACGAAGCGACCGAAGTGGCGTACAAAGTCCTGAATGCGGGCGGCAATGTAAAACTCGATTGCACCGCACAAGGCAAACAGTTTGCACCGGAAGAGATTTCTGCTCAAGTCCTCCGCAAGCTGAAAGAAGATGCGAGTAAGTATCTGGGCGAAGATGTCACCCAAGCGGTGATCACAGTTCCGGCTTACTTTAACGACTCTCAGCGCCAAGCAACCAAGGACGCGGGTAAGATCGCAGGTCTCGAAGTTCTCCGAATCATCAACGAGCCGACTGCTGCATCGCTGGCTTATGGTCTCGATAAGAAGAGCAACGAAACGATTCTCGTCTTTGACTTGGGTGGTGGTACGTTCGATGTCTCGATCCTAGAAGTCGGCGACGGTGTGTTTGAAGTACTCGCAACCTCTGGTGACACTCACTTGGGTGGTGATGACTTTGACAAGAAGATCGTAGATTTCCTTGCTGATGGTTTCGCTCGTGCAGAAGGTATTGACCTCCGCAAAGATAAGCAAGCCCTTCAACGTTTAACGGAAGCTGCTGAGAAAGCGAAGATCGAGCTTTCCAACGTGACCCAAGCGGATATTAACCTACCGTTTATCACAGCAACTCAAGACGGTCCGAAGCACCTAGATACGACTCTGACTCGTCAGAAGTTCGAGGAATTGTGTGCAGATCTGATCGATCGATGCCGCATCCCTGTCGAATCCGCACTGCGCGACTCGAAACTCGACAAGAGCAAGATCGATGAAGTCGTTCTCGTCGGTGGTTCGACTCGGATTCCAGCGGTTAAGGAAGTTGTGAAGCGCGTTCTCGGCAAAGACCCGAACCAAACCGTGAACCCGGATGAAGTGGTTGCGGTCGGTGCTGCGATTCAAGCAGGTGTCTTAGCTGGGGAAGTGAAAGATATTCTCTTGCTCGACGTGACTCCGCTCTCCCTCGGTGTTGAAACCTTGGGCGGTGTGATGACCAAGATCATTCCTCGCAACACCACGATTCCGACCAAGAAATCTGAAGTGTTCTCGACCGCAGTAGATGGACAAAGCAATGTTGAAATCCATGTGCTGCAAGGTGAGCGCGAAATGTCGAACGACAACAAGAGCCTTGGAACTTTCCGTCTAGATGGTATTCCTCCTGCTCCCCGTGGCGTTCCTCAAATCGAAGTCACCTTTGACATCGACGCGAATGGTATCTTGACCGTTTCTGCGAAAGATAAGGGTACTGGTAAGGAACAATCGATCAGCATCACAGGTGCTTCGACCTTGCCGAAGGATGATGTTGAGCGCATGGTTCGCGATGCGGAAGTGAATGCGACCGCAGACAAAGAGCGTCGTGAGCGGATTGATCTGAAGAACCAAGCGGATTCGTTGGCTTACCAAGCTGAGAAGCAAATTGGTGAATTGGGCGATAAAGTGCCTGAAGGTGACAAGACCAAGGTTGAAGGATTGGTCAAGGATCTCAGAGAAGCGATCGCACAAGAAGACTTCGATCGAATCAAGACCTTACAAACCGATTTGCAGCAGTCCTTGTACGGCATCAGCCAAAACCTCTATCAGCAAGCAGGCGGCGGTGAAGCTCCTGGGGCTGATCCGGGTGCAAGTGCAGGTGGCGGTTCGACTTCTGGTAGTGGCGATGATGTGATCGATGCTGACTTCACAGAGTCGAAGTAA
- a CDS encoding heat shock protein Hsp20 (similar to AA sequence:cyanobase_aa:LBDG_17290), protein MIMLTSPRLTPWQEMELARRQFNQLFNELMPTREAMWTPAIEFNATEDAFTVRVQLPGIKAEDVEVQVAQDTIAISGDRKFEQTDAKGFRSEFQYGKFRRVLTLPAAVQNDQVKAEFVDGILTLTLPRLQAVKPAVVKLNLADTTQEAIAPQAEAPEAPQTDAETADVWNS, encoded by the coding sequence ATGATTATGTTGACTTCTCCTCGTTTGACTCCTTGGCAAGAAATGGAATTAGCGCGTCGTCAGTTTAATCAACTCTTCAATGAACTGATGCCCACCCGTGAAGCGATGTGGACTCCTGCGATCGAGTTCAATGCGACCGAAGATGCGTTCACCGTCCGCGTTCAACTCCCTGGCATCAAAGCAGAAGATGTCGAAGTGCAAGTCGCACAAGATACGATCGCAATCTCTGGCGATCGTAAGTTTGAGCAAACCGATGCAAAGGGATTCCGCTCTGAGTTCCAGTATGGTAAATTCCGCCGAGTGCTGACTCTGCCTGCTGCCGTTCAGAACGATCAAGTTAAGGCTGAATTTGTTGACGGGATCTTGACGCTTACCTTACCGCGCTTACAAGCCGTTAAGCCTGCGGTGGTGAAGTTGAATCTGGCGGATACGACTCAAGAAGCGATTGCCCCTCAAGCAGAAGCGCCTGAAGCCCCTCAGACCGATGCCGAAACCGCTGATGTTTGGAATAGCTAA
- a CDS encoding thioredoxin reductase (similar to AA sequence:cyanobase_aa:LBDG_25140), whose product MANPTVENVVIIGSGPAGYTAAIYAGRANLKPLVFEGFQAGGLPGGQLMTTTEVENFPGFPQGITGPQLMTQMKAQAERWGAELVTEDVLEVDFSQRPFTIRAESREVKAHTVVIATGATAKRLGLPSEHEFWSRGISACAICDGATPIFRGVPLVVIGGGDTAAEEAIYLTKYGDHVHMVVRGDAMRASKAMQDRVLSNPRITVHWNSEAIDVVGDERHMTGVRLHNRKTGEETVVEAKGLFYAIGHTPNTSLFKGQIELDEVGYIKTKHGSVETSLEGVFAAGDVQDHEFRQAITAAGTGCMAAMLAERWLSVNGLVQEFARIEADVPNEENTAHAASESEVVEFSLEHTRHRGGLALRKLYHESDRPIVVKYASPSCGPCHTLKPILSKVVDEFDGQIHFVEIDIEEDPDIAEAAGVMGTPTVHIFKNKDKVAELKGVKQKSQYREVLSAHI is encoded by the coding sequence ATGGCAAACCCAACTGTAGAGAATGTAGTGATTATTGGGTCGGGTCCGGCAGGGTATACGGCGGCGATCTATGCGGGACGTGCCAACCTCAAGCCGCTTGTATTTGAAGGGTTTCAAGCAGGTGGATTACCCGGCGGACAACTCATGACCACCACCGAAGTCGAGAACTTTCCGGGCTTCCCTCAAGGGATTACGGGTCCTCAGTTGATGACGCAGATGAAAGCGCAGGCTGAACGCTGGGGCGCTGAATTGGTCACAGAAGATGTGCTGGAAGTAGATTTTTCCCAGCGTCCGTTTACGATTCGAGCGGAATCTCGTGAAGTGAAAGCTCACACCGTTGTGATTGCCACAGGCGCGACTGCAAAACGGTTAGGCTTACCGAGTGAGCATGAATTTTGGAGCCGTGGAATTTCCGCTTGTGCAATTTGTGATGGTGCGACTCCGATCTTTAGAGGTGTGCCGTTGGTTGTAATTGGTGGGGGAGATACCGCAGCAGAAGAAGCGATTTATCTCACTAAGTATGGCGATCATGTGCACATGGTAGTGCGCGGTGATGCGATGCGCGCCTCGAAAGCAATGCAGGATCGAGTGTTGAGCAATCCTCGGATTACAGTGCATTGGAATTCTGAAGCGATCGACGTTGTGGGCGATGAAAGACACATGACAGGCGTGAGACTGCATAATCGCAAGACGGGCGAAGAAACCGTTGTCGAAGCGAAAGGTTTGTTTTATGCGATCGGTCATACGCCAAATACTTCTCTATTCAAGGGTCAGATCGAACTGGATGAAGTTGGCTATATCAAAACTAAGCATGGCAGTGTTGAAACCAGCTTAGAAGGTGTGTTTGCAGCGGGTGACGTGCAAGATCATGAATTTCGTCAAGCGATCACCGCAGCGGGAACCGGATGTATGGCGGCAATGTTGGCGGAACGCTGGCTGTCGGTCAATGGACTGGTGCAGGAGTTTGCTCGGATTGAAGCAGATGTGCCGAATGAAGAGAATACGGCTCATGCAGCAAGCGAATCCGAAGTCGTGGAATTTAGCTTAGAGCATACGCGGCATCGAGGTGGCTTGGCGTTGCGGAAGTTGTATCACGAAAGCGATCGACCGATCGTGGTGAAATATGCCTCACCGAGTTGCGGTCCTTGCCATACCTTGAAGCCAATTTTAAGCAAGGTTGTGGATGAGTTCGATGGTCAGATTCACTTTGTCGAAATTGACATCGAAGAAGATCCAGATATTGCAGAAGCAGCAGGTGTGATGGGAACGCCGACCGTTCATATTTTCAAGAACAAAGATAAGGTTGCGGAATTGAAAGGTGTGAAGCAAAAGAGTCAATACCGAGAAGTGCTTTCGGCTCACATCTAA
- a CDS encoding hypothetical protein (conserved hypothetical protein;~similar to AA sequence:cyanobase_aa:LBDG_20160), which yields MSYTPLKLLTFEEFIQYYGDQPRYELANGELIDMEPTGPHEAVAGKVASKISLEIDRQNLPFVIPKSCILRPSGDEATARRPDVIVLDEAALIDEPYWQQEPVIVQGRSIKLVVEVVSTNWENDYARKVEEYALMGIPEYWVVDFRGLGGIRFIGDPKRPTITVNQRVGRLYEQQLFRLNEPIISPLFPNLNLKLEDIMPRQ from the coding sequence ATGTCATATACTCCGCTGAAACTGCTTACGTTTGAAGAATTCATTCAGTATTACGGCGACCAACCCCGCTACGAACTTGCGAATGGAGAATTGATTGATATGGAGCCAACCGGACCTCATGAAGCGGTGGCTGGAAAAGTCGCAAGCAAGATTAGTTTGGAAATCGATCGACAAAATCTCCCATTCGTCATTCCTAAAAGCTGTATTCTGCGTCCCTCTGGAGATGAAGCAACCGCTCGTCGTCCGGATGTGATTGTATTGGATGAAGCTGCGCTAATTGACGAACCTTACTGGCAGCAAGAACCTGTGATTGTGCAAGGTCGATCGATCAAATTGGTGGTTGAAGTCGTGAGTACGAATTGGGAAAATGACTATGCGCGGAAAGTAGAAGAGTACGCGCTGATGGGCATTCCAGAATACTGGGTTGTTGACTTTCGAGGATTGGGTGGAATTCGATTTATTGGCGATCCGAAGCGACCGACGATCACTGTGAATCAACGAGTCGGAAGGCTTTATGAACAGCAATTATTCCGATTGAATGAACCGATTATTTCACCGCTATTTCCTAATCTGAATTTGAAGTTAGAGGATATTATGCCGCGCCAATAA
- a CDS encoding CAB/ELIP/HLIP superfamily protein (similar to AA sequence:cyanobase_aa:PCC7424_4043) — protein sequence MEKKGTFGFTDFAENWNGRLAMLGLAIGLATELMTGKGILAQLGLM from the coding sequence ATGGAGAAGAAAGGAACGTTTGGCTTTACCGATTTTGCTGAAAACTGGAATGGTCGCTTGGCGATGCTCGGTTTGGCGATCGGTCTTGCAACTGAATTGATGACTGGAAAAGGCATCTTAGCTCAGTTGGGCTTGATGTAA
- a CDS encoding hypothetical protein (similar to AA sequence:cyanobase_aa:LBDG_37340) encodes MKRRFSFVKFLILPGAMLILAGISAGIVSGAWGTIPIGLIIAGIVLIGLWMILIGRFEDPLAPSFWRRRSTQASTNALVSTIAVLVILGFINLLAVRSAQRIDLTESRLFTLSPESQQVLREMQQGVKAWVFSNDRNPQDVDLLESYQRRTPKFAFEFVDPQANPGAAQAFGVKNAGDVFLELQSSKRRQFLQTISPQARLSESRLTNGILQITSDRRSKAYFLQGHGEKLLTEGEGAISNSVKALEDKNFTNEPLNLAQLGSVPSDASAVLVIGPTRTLPEGEVKALQDYSNQGGNLLIAVDPNVKAGLDPLLNSWGVRLDDRVAINAPDQQLTNAGPAVAVVTQYGAHPITKDFGNGISFYPIARPIDITTTPGVQATPLLLTDPSSWAESNIKQQPLKLDGGDRPGPLAIGVALERTVTPTPSPSPTTSPSPNASPSPSPSPSPSPSPSASKPARMVVFGNSTFIVNGFSNQQLNGDVFLNSVSWVSQDPIQPLSIRPKEVRNRRIVLNNEQALLLGFLALGIVPLLGFITAGAVWWQRR; translated from the coding sequence ATGAAAAGACGTTTTAGTTTCGTAAAATTTCTGATTCTGCCGGGTGCAATGCTAATTTTGGCAGGCATTTCCGCTGGCATTGTTTCTGGCGCTTGGGGAACGATTCCCATTGGATTGATCATCGCTGGAATTGTATTGATCGGATTGTGGATGATTCTGATTGGGCGATTTGAAGATCCTTTGGCTCCGAGTTTTTGGCGAAGACGATCAACACAAGCCAGCACGAATGCGTTAGTCAGTACGATCGCGGTTCTCGTCATTCTCGGATTCATCAACTTGCTTGCTGTGCGATCGGCTCAAAGAATTGATCTGACAGAATCCCGATTGTTCACACTTTCGCCTGAATCACAGCAAGTTTTACGAGAAATGCAGCAAGGTGTGAAAGCTTGGGTGTTCTCAAACGATCGCAATCCTCAAGATGTGGATCTGCTCGAAAGCTATCAGCGCAGAACTCCGAAATTTGCCTTTGAATTCGTTGATCCGCAAGCCAATCCTGGAGCCGCTCAAGCCTTTGGTGTCAAGAATGCTGGCGATGTCTTCCTCGAACTGCAATCGAGCAAACGACGACAATTTCTGCAAACCATTTCTCCGCAAGCTCGACTGTCCGAAAGTCGATTAACCAATGGAATCTTGCAGATTACTAGCGATCGACGTTCTAAAGCCTATTTCCTCCAAGGTCACGGAGAAAAATTACTCACTGAAGGCGAAGGTGCAATTTCTAATTCTGTCAAAGCTCTGGAAGATAAAAATTTCACCAATGAGCCGCTAAATCTCGCCCAACTTGGAAGCGTTCCTTCTGATGCGTCAGCGGTTTTAGTCATTGGACCCACTCGCACCTTACCAGAAGGCGAAGTGAAAGCGCTCCAAGACTACTCCAATCAAGGTGGAAATCTGTTAATTGCAGTTGATCCGAACGTGAAAGCTGGACTCGATCCGCTGTTGAATAGTTGGGGTGTGAGACTTGACGATCGCGTTGCAATTAACGCTCCTGATCAACAGTTAACCAATGCAGGTCCAGCGGTCGCAGTCGTGACCCAATATGGCGCACACCCGATTACAAAAGATTTTGGCAACGGGATTTCGTTTTATCCGATCGCACGTCCGATCGACATTACAACAACTCCCGGAGTTCAAGCCACTCCACTGTTACTCACCGATCCAAGCAGTTGGGCAGAAAGCAACATCAAACAACAACCGCTGAAATTAGATGGCGGCGATCGACCGGGACCTTTAGCGATCGGGGTTGCTCTCGAACGTACTGTAACGCCAACTCCTTCTCCGTCTCCAACAACTTCCCCCAGCCCGAATGCTTCTCCAAGTCCGTCGCCCTCTCCGAGTCCATCCCCCAGTCCGTCGGCTTCTAAACCCGCTCGGATGGTCGTGTTTGGCAATTCCACCTTTATCGTGAATGGCTTTTCTAATCAGCAGCTTAACGGCGATGTCTTCCTCAATTCCGTATCGTGGGTGAGCCAAGATCCAATCCAGCCGCTCTCAATCCGACCCAAAGAGGTGAGAAATCGTCGAATTGTGTTGAACAATGAACAAGCGCTATTGCTTGGATTTTTGGCATTAGGGATTGTTCCATTACTTGGATTCATTACAGCGGGAGCCGTTTGGTGGCAAAGACGTTAA